A stretch of DNA from Oryza brachyantha chromosome 4, ObraRS2, whole genome shotgun sequence:
TCCCATAGTTCGAACCTAACCGATGAAGCATAAGTCTGGCAGAACATAGGGCATAGCCATTCGCCACAGATCGAATCTAATGCAGGCCCGTATGAGATGCCAAGTTCCACCGGTGATTAAAAAATCTTGGCAAAGATGATGGCAATGTGTCAAAAGTaattgtattgatttgtcatatattttaCACGAGCCCTGaatgtacatatttatacccttggaTAAatgttactacctccgttttataatataaatcgtttgacatttttgatggtaacgtttgactatttgtcttatttaaaaatttagaacaaatataaaaaataacaagttgcgcttaaaattctttttgagtaagacaaatagtcaaatattagaagtaaaaaagtcaaatatcttacattataaaacggagggagtagtctATATTAAACATCACACATGTTTTCTAACTACAAACGGAAACATATATCTTAGTGGGACACTACTTAGTTCATATCGGACATTACACATGTTTcctaaataaaaaaggaaacattATCTTGATTAGACACAACATAAGTTTTCTAAAGACAAAAAGGAACATAGTCCTGATCAAACATGATACAAAACTTACTAAACATAAAGAAAAATTACTAAACTCTGTCTAATTAACGGGTAGAATTAGACTAGTATGTTATGGCCTGTATTATTCCTTCTTCAATTTGAACTATTACGGATAAATTTTCCATCGAGACTTATCCATCGACTGGCTGTGCTCTTTTCTTAGCCGAATCCACTAAAACATCTTAGTAAATTTTAGGGTTACCAAACGGATGTGTTAAAAAGACACTGTTATTATTTATATGGTTTTTCAGAAACGTAATATGAAAACTTCTGCAATCAGGAATCTTGAAGGTCAAATGTGTAATCCGATGTAACTTTCTAGCAGATGAGATCATGGTGTCTCTGCTTCCTTTGAAAAAATGAAGATGTGTACGTCAAATCATTGACCATGACTGTTCCTTTTGATCCAAAGCACCTGGAATTCCGCAAGATTTGGCATTTTCTCGTCTgctagaaagttttttttagataatgcctactaaaaaaattatatttcactTGATAACATTTGCTGCAACCTAAAAGCAGTAGGCTCTTTTTGGATGCATGTAAGTTTAAGATGTGAAACCATCGACATTGTTTGAGATGCATGTAACTTTTTAGACAATCATTTGATGACTGTTGTTCATAATGGAGATGAatcaatatgaaaaattattcatTCTACCAAACCTTTAATCATGCAAATATGTGGTGTTTACAAAGTTTTCCTTGTCTCTTAGGATGGCTGTGAATCAACTGTAGCTGAAGCTTGATTGCTTTAAGTTGTACAGCAAACCGATGGTTGGTTTCATAACTTGCTTGAAAGTTAATGTGTGGTTGAtgctatatactccctccgatttttttttgacaccgttgacttgtTTGAtgattcgtcttatttaaaaaatttatataattattgactatattgttatgatttgatttattactaaagtaactttaagtatgatttatagttttgtatatttgataaaatttttgaataagacgaattgtcaaacgtaaataaaaaatgtaaataaaaaaatagagggagtattgaACTTTAAGTTGTGAAAAATTGAGAAATCTTCAGATACCACTGCAATATGGTCGTGACGAGTTTATGTAATACATCGACCTATGTGGGGCCATGCAACGGCCAGAAATACACAAGAAACAATGATAGCTGTGTTTACAAACAATTTTAGAGCTATAgtattttcaatataaaagttaaaaccaTGTGGGAGACCAAATCAGTGGTCGCCTCCCCTGTCTCTGCCCCCAGACATTCGAGGATCCATAAAGCAGGCACTAGGATCGCCTCTTCAGCTATTGTTCTTAATCTTTTAGGGAGGATTTTGCTATTTATGCATTACCCAGTCAATCTTGTACaatcgttttctttttctttcttttacaaatacCAAAATGTTTTATATCTCCTGTAATATAGTGCAATAGGATCGCCTCTTCAGCTATTTAtagtacaaaaaaaaacatttcttttGGTTATTTGATCGCACGTAGAAAGCGAGGCTGTGCAACATTGCATGCTGTCACGACAAATTCAGATAGTTCCCTCTGTGAATTCATTTGTCAATTTTCCTTCTTCGGCAAATGCAAATGCTGTATACTGTAATGTTATTTAGAATCAATGTTTTGTTGAATGTACACAAAATCACAATTAATATGTTGAAATATCATAATTTTCAGCCAAAACTTTAATCGTCAGTTTAATCAAATGCTATTTCCCACATTACATTCCATCTGAAACGAAAGTTCTGAAACAATTTCAAAAGTTcaatttctatttatttttcaggcaCAATAATTTTCAGTACAAGTCGTGTCAACTGTCAAGTAGTGTTGTGTTGgttgaaaatataagcacataatgatttaatctatcgcgtaaataaattatgatattgTAAAAACGAAAGCATGGCAACACGTGGATCAACCAACATGAACAGATTTAATGCGAAAGAGGTACACATGAATATATTAAACAGATGTATAACTAGATTAGACATAATTAACATGTACCGAAGTTTGTTCTGAGGAGGATTGGGAGCAGCACAGATGACTAGCTACGTAGGATGTTGATGACGGATCGACGAGGAAGACGAGCCGTCGTTGACGAACAGCAAGCGGTTGCGTGAAGCGCTTctcaaaaaccttattcgtcCTCTCCCGGTGTAGGACTTCACGAGGGCGACAGTTTTGGAGACCTTCTCTCTCGATATCGTCAACGAGCAGTTGCACGAAGTgcttcccaaaaaccttattcgtcCTCTCCAGGTGTAGGATTTCACGAGGGCGACCTTCTCTCTCGATATCCGGTGCAGGTGTAGAACTTAACGAGGGCGGCAGTTTCGGAGACCTTCTCTCTCGATATCGTCAACGAGCAGTTGCGCGAAGCGCTTTCCAAAAATCTTATTCGTCCTCTCCCGGTGTAGGATTTCACGAGGGCGACCTTCTCTCTCGATATCCGGTGCAGGTGTAGGACTTAACGAGGGCGGCAGTTTATTCGTCCTCTCCAGGTGTAGGATTTCACGAGGGCGACCTTCTCTCTCGATATTCGGTGCAGGTGTAGAacttcccaaaaaccttattcgtcCTCTCCCGGTGTAGGATTTCACGAGGGCGACCTTCACGAGGGCGACCTTCTCTCTCGATATTCGGTGCATGTGTAGGACTTAACGAGGGAGTAGACGACGGAAAGACAAAGCCTAGATTGTTTTTCTAGTACGTTGCATATCGTACGGCGGTGCACGCCGGTGGAGGGGATGGAGTAGACGACGGAGGAAAGACAAAGcctagattgtttttttctagtaCGTTGCATACCGTACCTACGCTATTTTGTGCAAGCCTGGCCAAGCGAGGGGAGCGCACGCGTGttcatctatttcttttttgctcAAGGACCTAGAGAGTACTCTCCTATTTAAGTAAGGAGGTATCAGTCTCATAGAATTAGCAAGATGGTACTAAAGGTTCACATGCATGCTTATATGTGATggtcttttatgatttttctaagAATTATTCTATACACGTGTCTTAGCCAATTCCAGCGGTGTATGCCATGTCGGCCACTGAACTTCTACTGATTGTCAACCATGCATCCAAGATGCTAATCTTACCCTGATTCTCATGTGCGTGAGGGCGTCATGATTCTCATATGGTAATTAATAGCATGTGACACTGTCGCCCCATTACTCCAATTATAGTAATTAACAGCTGCAAGGAAGGAAGAACAGTGTGCCCATCCAATTTGGTCGTCATCACTGGATAACATTATTTATGCATTAGTGCCTTAGTCGTGCGTAGTTCTTGGGATATTAAAAATACGCATCCCCAACTTGCTTTCGTTCGCTATTATGATTgtattttctccttttctgtgGTACTTGGTTTTAAATGTTTCAAACCATTGACGCTTAGACATGCAttttactattcatcttattttaaaaaattaagtaattataatttattatactacaattatttttatcattaatacaaaatatattaaattaagacgaatagttataGTGTGTGTAAAAATCAATGTCACCGAACAATAAAAATCGGACTTggtagccttttttttttcttttttctacttTGGATTCATGCATGGTATGTTGGCTGCAATTTAGGCTTACAAACCATaaagtgaaaattttcttttattaccaaaatttatattaaaaaggtGATTAATTTGCTAAAATAAGAGTAGTACTGCAATAACCCAACATCAATAGGTATAAGAAAATTTCAACATCAGGTTTGTATTCAGATGCATTAGCAACTATGTAGTTGGTAAACTACACGTCCGTCCGGATAAATATCAAGAACATGTGGCCTAGCTGCATTGCCCTTTGACGATGACTTTTTTCTGGGAAAAATACTGTCAAAAGGACATAAGAAGGCatcctatttttcttattctgtataaaaatacttttttggGCTTCACGATTCTTATCGTTTTGAATAAACAGAcggtcttaaaaaaataatgttgacCACTATTTTATATTACGATATATATAGAAGTATAAGCCCATGATTctattatagtatatttatcgTTCCAAAATGAACTAATATTTTAAAGCTAATTtctagtcaaaattttaaaatattgatttcAGTTAGGTCctaaatgacatattataaaacCGGAGTGACCACACAATTTCCAAAAAGAAACTACAATAGATGACCGGCAACCGGTAACAACAAAATGTATGCAATTCATGTGCAAGGCAGTGCACAGCTTGAGCACGTCGTTCCGATTAACTATCAGgtcattttgcttttgtttatacttgtaagtcaaaatttaaaattttagccttaaatttagagttgattttagggttgatatcaaagtttatttttttagtactggctttagatcgctaagaatatatatatatatatatacatactacGACAAGAACCCTTCTCTAGCAATACATGCTTACCAACTCACTGATCatctgttttaaaaaaacaaacttagcATAGGTGAGCTGAGTTTGCAATGGATAATTCACATTACAGCACATGCGTTATACCATCTTACACAATTGgcaataaataatagtatatattgctAGTTATGTGTTGCAAAGGATGAGTTGTGTtggtaaaacttttagaaCTAGATATATCAATCTCATCCGTacttaaccaaaaaaaatctcatatatagaaaaaataatatattcaatCTTATCTGTAGTTAGGCACAAAAATCTCAttgatgagaaaaataacatattttaatctcatccgtagttagccaaaaaatctcattcacggaaaaactacatatttaaaaaataacattttttaatcttatctgTAGTTATTAAAGAAAATCTCATTCATcggaaaaataacatattttaatctcatccgcagttagccaaaaaaaatctcattcacagaaaaataacatatattaatctcatccataacaaaaaaataatcattcatagaaaaaatagcatggtatatagaaaaaataacatatttcaatcTATCTGTAGTTAGCCAAAAAATCTCAttgatgagaaaaataacatatttttatctcaTCGGTAGTTAGTCAAAAAAATCTCACggaaaaattacatattttaaaaaataacatattttaatcttatctGTAGTTACCgaaaaaatctcattcatcgaaaaaataacatattttaatctcatccgtagttagccaaaaaaaaatctcattcactgaaaaataacatatttcaatcTCATCCGTAGccaaaaataatcattcatagaaaaaatagcatgGTAAAGGAGCACAAGTCCAAGCTCGAGCACACTACCTGTAGGTTGAAGCATTGAGTCACTAACCAAGTAATCAATGTGTGAAGACTTGATACAAAGAGTACTTAACTTTTCTAATAAAGAGTATATATCAGAAGTGGATTAGTCATTCACATTCATTTGacaaaataatacattttattataagttaaaatattaaattattgtacATGTACGTACTCAGGGGTACATGTCAataatttaagagaaaattaacaaaataatacattttattataagttaaaatattaaaatattgtacATGTACGTACTCAGGGTACACGTCAATAAtctaaactaaaataatatcaaaatatgtcAGGAGCTCACGAATCtaattaagatattttagaTCATTCTCACGCTCAGACTGACTACAAATCAAGATCATGGTCCAACGGGTAGGGCGTCCCTCTACAAGCAGGAGGTCCGAGGTTCGATCCTCGCCTTCGATCATTCTtcagttatatttaaataagaatataatataattataaatataataataaaatcataaaactggAGGAACATAAAACCGTccattattaaaattaatagcGCACAAATATATTGCTACAACTTATATTCTTTATTGCTAACTAGCCACGCTTATTACCACATATTACCAACAATTGTTCATGTATTGTAAATGGTGTAGATCCTCGCAATACTTATTTGAACTTTTagtcatataatatatatatatatatatatatatatatatatatatatatatatatatatatatatatgtattgctaAAGGGGTTTTCTCTAGtagttatatatacatatatgtatgtatgtattgcTAAAGGGGTTTTCTCtagtagttatatatatatatataaaagtacgGATTTGCTAAATGTCATGTGacagatttttaagtatttttttattcaaacatcTGACCTTCGAATATGCTTTAAATTTGCGGGTTGATAGATTACAGTAGCAACTATGCAGTTGGTAGACGACACGCGTCCGGATAGATGGTAAGAACATGTGGCCGAGCTGTACTGCCCTTTGATAATgactttttctatgaaaagtACCGTGAAAAGGACATAAGAAAGCAtcctatttttcttatcatgAATAAACACACggtctttaaaaaataatgttgaccattgttttatatttcaatatatatagaagtatAAGCCCATATATGATTCTATTatactatattaatttatctttccatattaaactaatattttaaagctaatttatagtcaaaattttaaaattttggttttagtCGGGtcaaaaatgacatattatgAAACCGGAGTGACCACACAATTTCCAAAAAACCACAATAGATGACCAGCAACCggtaacaacaaaaatatatgcaattcCTGTGCAAGGCAGTGCACAACTTGAGCACGTCGTGCTGATTAACTATcacttatcttttcttttatacttatatatcaaatttatacttataagtcaaaatttaaaaatttaatcttaaatttatagttaatttgtcATGTGACAAGTTTTTAACAATGTTTTTAGTCGAATATGTGCCCTTCCAATATGCTTGAAGATTAGTGGTAGACTTTATCTTGGGCTGAGCGGCCCATGTATCTATCATGGCGGGTTATGCAATGCTACTAGAATTGATTAATAGATAAGaactaattcatataatatgaaattacataaattttattagaagtttacattaaatttagtcatGTAATTATTATAACGGTGAATTGTAATGGGATCTGTTAGCTAGCCCATCCTGTGTTGACTATAATTTTACaactatttaattagagttgTTGAATATAGATCGTGCGGTAGACAAATCTAACTAATTTTGTTACGGATTTTATGTCAAATTCTATTTAGCTAgatctataaattatcttttgtgTATAAATATGGCGTTTGGCCGCTGTATATAAGAGAGAACTAATCGAACGTATCAGCTGCAGTTTGAGTCCTTCGTCGTGCAAAGCAACACGCCGGTGGAAGGCCATGGCGATGGTGGGTGGaccggctgccggcggcgaggagaagcCGCACGCCGTGTGCGTGCCGTACCCGGCGCAGGGAGACGTCACGCCGACGCTGCACCTCGCCAAGCTGCTCCACGCGAGGGGCTTCCACGTCACCTTCGTCAACACCGAGttcaaccaccgccgcctgctcGCCGCGCGGGGCGCCCGCGCGCTCGACGGCGTCCCGGGCTTCGTCTTCGCCACGATCCCCGAcgggctgccggcggcggcggcagaggaggaggatggcgcGGACGCCGCCCAGCCCCAGGACATCCCCGCGCTCTGCCAGTCCACCGCGACGAACTGCCTCGGCCACCTCCTCGCGCTGCTGGCGCGGCTCGACGACCCGGCGTCggggtcgccgccggtgacgtgcctcgtcgccgacggccTCATGTCGTTCGCGTACGACGCCGCGAGGGAGATCGGCGTGCCGTGCGCGGCGCTGTGGACGCCGAGCGCGTGCGGCTTCCTGGGGTGTCGCCTCTACCGCCGGCTCATTGACCGTGGCCTCGTGCCGCTCCGGGACAAGGCGCAGCTCACTGACGGGTACCTCGACACCGTGGTCGACGGCGCGCTCGGCATGTGCGACGGCATCCAGCTCCGCGACTTCCCAAGCTTCATCCGCACCACGGATCGCGCAGACACCATGCTCAACTTCATCATGCGCGAGGCCGAGCGGCTGTCCCTCCCCGACGCCGTCATCCTCAACACCTTCGACGACCTCGAGCGGCCGGCGCTCGACGCCATGCGCGCCATCCTCCCGCCGGTCTACGCCGTCGGCCCACTCCACCTCCACGTCCGGCACGCCATCCCCGCCGGTAGCCCGCTGCACGGCGTCGGCTCCAACCTCTGGAAGGAGCACGACGGCGTCCTCGAGTGGCTCGACGGCCACCCGCCCCGCTCCGTCGTGTACGTGAGCTACGGCAGCATCGCGGTGATGACGAGCCAGCAGCTGCTGGAGTTCGCGTGGGGGCTCGCCGACAGCGGCTACGCCTTCGTGTGGGTCGTCCGCCCCGACCTCGtcaggggcggcggcgtcggcggcaccgccccgctgccgccggagttcaacgccgccgtcgagggcCGTGGCATCCTGCCAACGTGGTGCGCCCAGGAGAAGGTCCTcgaccacgccgccgtcggcgtaTTCCTGACGCACTCCGGCTGGAACTCCACCCTGGAGAGCCTCTCCGCCGGCGTGCCGATGCTGAGCTGGCCCTTCTTCGCGGAGCAGCAGACCAACTGCCGGTACAAGCGCACGGAGTGGGGCGTCGGGatggagatcggcggcggggcgcggcGCGACGAGGTGGCCGGCATGATACGGGAGGCCATGGCGGGGGAGAAGGGGCGGGagatgcggcggcgcgcggcggagtgGAAGGAGAAGGCCTCGCGTGCGACGCTGCCAGGTGGGCCCGCCTGGGCCCACCTTGACAGGGTCATCCATGAGGTGTTGCTGTCGAGCAAGGACAAAGCAGTGAGGGTGGCATCCTCCGAATCCGTTGGATCGCAAACCAATTAATGAGAAGATTAATAGtttcacaaattaattaaagtattagTAGTCATCTtgtatgttttatttacttCAATTTTCAATTGGTGATGACCCCTTTTGTCTGTTTCAGATCTAAGTCCAAGTGCATGTAGTacttgatattaaaaaaaaatcttcttgCCGATCAATTAATTTGTAGTATATGATTTGCAGCTACGTGATGGGAACTGATATGTACGGCCATCATGTGAATAAGAAAACGCTGGCAGCTGTATCATGTATTCCATATTAAATTTCTGggtttattcaaatttatctatatatatcaatatatatattttatatgcgtttaaatttattagcacacaatTGAATTAagacaatactagaaaatattataatatagaacagagagaatattattaaaaagatagTGTTATGTTTTGCTGTGAATCTGATTGGGTACTTTTGCAATAGTAAAGATTTTTGTGTTATTCTAATTTTTGCCTTGAGCATCTCCCAGAGAAGCCCCCAATAACTTTTGATTGAggttatctaaaaaaaatttggtccAAAAAATATGTTCCATCTCCAACCATTTCCCTAAAATTGGTTCCTAAAAAATTGTTAGTTGgccatatatgaaatttatcAAGCCATAGAGTCGTCAACATTATTCGAGTTTCTCATTGTTCCGTTGTGAGTACATCATAACCATTTTTTGCTGCTTCCTTTACCATATTTCACAgtaaatacaattttgtttcttggagaAATCTGCTATATGTTGATTGCTCTTTTGTAGAGTGAAATCTAATTGAAAAATAACAGCACATCAGCATGTAAAAAGATTTCTTTAATCTTCAGCTGAATCAACAAATCTGGGATTATCTAAATGGAGGTGGTTCACATTTCTAGTGAGATGCATCGAGATGAATGAAGAGCCAAAAACCAAGCAGCTGAGCTGTGGCTGCTGCGATTCACAGTTCTTTTGTACAGAAAGGGCATGTAAAATGTGTATACCGGCAATAGGTGGTGGTAAATTGGACATGATCCATATATCAGTTGAATTATGAGTTTTGACACATTTTTCCAGCACACGCACACATAAATTTTCAAGGAAGAATCCTCAAATTAGTAGACATTACAAATCCCCAGCACATTACCtagttttcttctctttcaaaAATCCCCTGCACAGCAGCCAACCAGGAGGGGCCAGCAGCGTTT
This window harbors:
- the LOC121054243 gene encoding 7-deoxyloganetin glucosyltransferase-like; this translates as MAMVGGPAAGGEEKPHAVCVPYPAQGDVTPTLHLAKLLHARGFHVTFVNTEFNHRRLLAARGARALDGVPGFVFATIPDGLPAAAAEEEDGADAAQPQDIPALCQSTATNCLGHLLALLARLDDPASGSPPVTCLVADGLMSFAYDAAREIGVPCAALWTPSACGFLGCRLYRRLIDRGLVPLRDKAQLTDGYLDTVVDGALGMCDGIQLRDFPSFIRTTDRADTMLNFIMREAERLSLPDAVILNTFDDLERPALDAMRAILPPVYAVGPLHLHVRHAIPAGSPLHGVGSNLWKEHDGVLEWLDGHPPRSVVYVSYGSIAVMTSQQLLEFAWGLADSGYAFVWVVRPDLVRGGGVGGTAPLPPEFNAAVEGRGILPTWCAQEKVLDHAAVGVFLTHSGWNSTLESLSAGVPMLSWPFFAEQQTNCRYKRTEWGVGMEIGGGARRDEVAGMIREAMAGEKGREMRRRAAEWKEKASRATLPGGPAWAHLDRVIHEVLLSSKDKAVRVASSESVGSQTN